One Triticum dicoccoides isolate Atlit2015 ecotype Zavitan chromosome 5B, WEW_v2.0, whole genome shotgun sequence genomic window carries:
- the LOC119308835 gene encoding uncharacterized protein LOC119308835, which translates to MKNKNGRRRRNKAARKEASAGNGEGDRLSKLPNDLLLNILERVDTLDAIRACVLSKQMLKLPTMLSQFFLSFDSIPAYHDKARVSSLSLSDVFRTNSAVAHVTDNILTTRSPEITISKLKIRFILMQPDSLTIGKSVSSAMATQKVDAAEFEIVTEKPYKICSSADLLHHGKQFNDFVCACPNAFAGLRRLWLRNMRFGALDIPNILTTCKLLESLRLTHCDSGIHSVLQVEHAQLVELLVDYGQFERVELICLPKLKHVAYTNWSSCEDPMYFGFVPQLSKLSLTKIGVRSEKNIELSQLLANVPSISELHLDFRSEKIWIIPECPKLLAPVLSKLQHVNLDHLPEGCDLAWTMFILEAAPSLKELCITAWDHWCIIFTDKEFRKENGFCDKADVKWKPYAPNFKHKNLVKLTIYGFQPDDNFVRYIRCVVEAAVNVAEISLYDRVVCGRCGDLDPEIKDKVCPSRYPWTAEERTQATEDLGLPSRAAVHFRS; encoded by the exons ATGAAGAATAAAAATGGTCGTCGCAGACGCAAT AAAGCAGCTCGCAAGGAAGCTAGTGCTGGCAATGGAGAAGGAGACAGGCTTAGCAAGCTGCCCAATGACCTTCTGCTCAACATTCTTGAGAGGGTGGACACGCTTGATGCAATAAGGGCCTGCGTCCTGTCCAAGCAAATGCTTAAGCTACCCACCATGCTCTCGCAGTTCTTCCTAAGTTTTGATTCCATTCCAGCTTACCATGATAAAGCTCGTGTTTCCAGCCTCAGCCTGAGTGACGTGTTTCGAACCAACAGTGCTGTGGCTCATGTTACAGATAACATCTTGACCACAAGGAGCCCGGAGATCACCATCAGCAAACTCAAAATCAGATTTATCTTGATGCAACCTGACTCTCTCACTATTGGCAAATCTGTGTCTAGCGCCATGGCAACACAGAAGGTTGACGCTGCTGAGTTTGAGATTGTAACAGAGAAGCCTTATAAGATCTGCTCTTCCGCCGATCTCCTCCACCATGGGAAGCAGTTCAATGATTTTGTTTGTGCTTGTCCAAATGCATTTGCTGGCCTTAGGCGCCTGTGGCTGCGCAATATGAGGTTTGGTGCACTGGACATTCCCAACATCCTCACCACATGCAAGCTCTTGGAGTCTTTGCGTTTAACCCATTGCGACTCAGGGATCCATTCTGTGCTGCAAGTAGAGCATGCTCAACTTGTTGAGCTCTTGGTTGATTATGGGCAGTTTGAGAGAGTTGAGCTGATATGTCTACCAAAACTCAAACATGTGGCCTATACTAATTGGTCCTCCTGTGAAGATCCCATGTATTTTGGTTTTGTGCCACAGCTTTCAAAGCTGAGCCTTACTAAAATTGGCGTCCGTTCAGAAAAGAATATTGAGTTAAGTCAGCTACTTGCTAATGTTCCTTCCATAAGCGAACTACATCTGGATTTTAGAAGTGAAAAG ATTTGGATTATCCCAGAATGCCCGAAACTGCTTGCGCCTGTGCTCAGCAAACTACAGCATGTGAATCTGGACCATCTTCCTGAAGGATGTGATTTAGCTTGGACAATGTTTATCCTTGAAGCTGCTCCCTCCCTAAAAGAGCTGTGCATCACAGCATGGGATCATTGGTGCATAATTTTCACTGACAAAGAGTTCCGGAAGGAAAATGGTTTCTGCGATAAGGCAGACGTGAAGTGGAAGCCATATGCCCCTAATTTCAAGCACAAGAATCTGGTTAAGCTCACCATCTACGGCTTCCAGCCTGATGACAACTTTGTGCGATATATCAGGTGTGTCGTGGAAGCCGCGGTTAATGTGGCAGAGATATCTCTGTACGACAGAGTGGTGTGTGGGCGCTGTGGTGACTTGGATCCTGAGATCAAGGACAAGGTTTGTCCATCAAGATATCCATGGACTGCTGAGGAGAGGACACAGGCAACTGAGGATTTGGGTTTGCCTTCCCGTGCTGCGGTTCACTTCCGGTCCTAA